The region CATCTTTAGGTAACGATATATAAACTTCATAACCTTTTTTTAACAATTCTTTTACTAATTCTTTACGAAAGTTGTATATTACAAATCCATGGTTGCCTAATAATAATATTTTTTTACTCATAATTTTGTACTCACCCAATTACATGCTCCTTTTTATAGAAGTTTCAAAATCAACAACACAATAATCGAAATTAGGAGTTATTCGCTTATCATATACTTTATTTCCTAAAACCTTATTAATAATATTTATCTTTTTTGACATTGTTCTTATTACAGGATTAAACAGCTTAACGAAATAAATTTTTTTCCCCATATTCTTAGCCATAAGATCTATTATATCCTTTGTACTTACATATTCCTTGTTTTGTGGAAAAAATATACCACTTAGTTCCTTATCAATAACTATTCTTAAAAACTCACATAGATTTTCAATAAATATCATACTTCTTTGGTTATTTATATCAGGAAAAATAGGACATTTTCTAGCTAGCATCTTTAGTCTAGGAAAATTTCCTTTACAGTTAGGTCCATAAACCATTGGAGTTCTTACTATTACTGTTTTGAATTTCTCACTATTTAATTTCTGTATAGCCAAATCTGCTTCAAGTTTACTTCTTCCGTAAAAATCAATCGGATTTGGCTCTGTTTCAGCATTAATAATTTTATTTTCCCCCACTCTACCATCTGCCCCATAAATTATTATACTGCTCATAAAAATAAACTGTTTAACATTTTCCTTTTTTGCTTTTTCCGCAACATCAATTGCCAAATCTCTATTAATCTTGTAATACAGTTGTTCCATTTTAGGATCTGCTGAAACATGTGCTATTCCAGCTACATGTAAGACTACATCATATTTAGAGAAATTTTTTTGTTTCCACCCGTCATTTCGAACAGAAATTTTTTCAACGTCATATTTATCTGGCCATTTGCTAACCCATTTTTCAAAATTTGTTCCTATATAACTACCTTGGCCTGTTATCAAAATCCTCTTTTTACCCATCTATGAACTAACTCCTTTGTTCGTATTGGAGGTTTGTTCACTAACATTGTTTAACCCTTCTTTGACACCTTCAGCTTTGAGCACACTTTTTATAGTCATAAAAAATATTTTTAAATCGAAAAGTAACGACATATTTTTAACATACTCGCCATCAAGCTTTGCCTTTTCAGCAATAGGAAGTTCATCCCTGCCGTTTACCTGTGCCCATCCTGTAAGTCCGGGCATAACGTCATTTGCGCCATATTTGTCACGTTCTTCAATCAAATCGTATTGATTCCATAGAGCTGGTCTTGGACCAATAATACTCATTTCACCTTTTAGAATATTTATTATTTGAGGCAATTCATCTAGGCTTGATTTTCTAAGAAATCTACCAACTCTAGTTATAAACATTTCGGGGTTACTTAGCATATGAGTGGGCATATCCTTAGGTGCATCAGTTATCATCGTTCTGAACTTTAAAATATAAAAATGCTTTTTATTTTTACCAACACGCTTTTGTTTAAAAAATACAGGTCCTTTTGAATCTAACTTTATTAAAATTGCAATAATAAGAAAAAAAGGCCAAAGTACAATCATTGCAATGAATGATAACGTAAAATCTATTATTCTTTTAACGTATTTTCTATACACTAAACTCCCCTCCTCCTTACAATTTCAAAACTATTTAAGGAAAATTTTTTATGCTATCGCGTTACTGTGCTATAGAACGTTCCAACCCAATCCTTCCGTTTGCAATCCCCAACAATCTTTCCCTAACCTTTTCTTTATCCATCTCTTCAAACTCTTCCATAAAGTCACGAAGAATTTTTTCGTCCACCGCCGTCGCTTTCCCAATAAATATTTTCGGAAACACCTGCTCCGGATGCACTTCATTCTCATTAAGCAGTTCTTCAAACATTTTTTCACCCGGGCGGATGCCGGTAAATTCGATGCCGATTTCTTCGACGGTGTATCCGGATAGTTTGATTAAGTTTTTTGCGAGATCGACGATTTTGACTGGTTCGCCCATGTCAAGGACAAAGATTTCGCCGCCTTTGGCAAGTGCACCGGCTTGGATGACGAGCCGAGATGCTTCTGGAATCGTCATAAAGTAGCGCGTCATATCCGGATGGGTAACGGTGACAGGTCCACCTTCTTGAATTTGCTTTTTAAATAATGGAATCACACTGCCTCGACTTCCTAAGACGTTTCCGAAGCGGACAGCGACGAATTTTGTCTTGCTCTGCTTGTCCAATTGTTGAATCATCATTTCCGCGAAGCGTTTTGTCGCGCCCATCACATTGGTTGGATTGACTGCTTTGTCAGTCGAAATTAATACAAAGGTTTGGACACCAAACGTATCGGCCGCTTCGGCAACGTTTTTCGTCCCGAAAATGTTGTTTTTGACAGCTTCTTTCGGGTTATATTCCATTAACGGAACGTGTTTGTGCGCCGCTGCGTGATAGACGACATCCGGCTTATGTTCTTCCATCACTTCAAACATGCGCTCGCGGTCTTGAATGTCGCCGATCACTGGAACAATTTCAATTTGATCTTTATATTGATTGCGCAGTTCCATATCAATTTGATAAATGCTGTTTTCACCATGACCGAAAAGAACGATTTTTTTCGGGTTAAACCGACATACTTGCCGGCAAATTTCCGATCCGATCGAACCGCCAGCACCTGTGACTAAAATGACTTTGTTTTCGATGTAACTGGAAATGCTTTCGATATCAAGTTCGACCGGTTCGCGGCCAAGCAAGTCTTCCACTTGCACATCGCGAAATTGGCTGACCGATACTTTCCCTGTCACGATATCTTCGAGTTTTGGGACAATTTGCGTTTTCGCGTTTGTTTTCGCACACTGTTCAAAAATGCGATTCAGTTCCTTTTTTGTCAACGATGGAATCGCGATAATAATATGTTCAATGCGCAACGCGCGAACCACATCTTCAATATCTTTTGTCGTTCCCATCACAGGAATGTTAAAAAACTGTAATTTTTGTTTATTGGGATCATCATCAATAAACGCTACTGGCTTTAGTTCCGCTTCCGGATTGTTCACTAATTGCCGAGCGACCATCGTTCCCGCGGCGCCCGCTCCGATAATCAGCGTCCGCCGCTTGTTCGCGTTTGGTTTTATATAACGGTCGCGGAACACTCTCCAGACAAACCGCGATCCCCCGATGAGAATCACATGAAGCATCCATGT is a window of Geobacillus kaustophilus DNA encoding:
- a CDS encoding sugar transferase translates to MYRKYVKRIIDFTLSFIAMIVLWPFFLIIAILIKLDSKGPVFFKQKRVGKNKKHFYILKFRTMITDAPKDMPTHMLSNPEMFITRVGRFLRKSSLDELPQIINILKGEMSIIGPRPALWNQYDLIEERDKYGANDVMPGLTGWAQVNGRDELPIAEKAKLDGEYVKNMSLLFDLKIFFMTIKSVLKAEGVKEGLNNVSEQTSNTNKGVSS
- a CDS encoding NAD-dependent epimerase/dehydratase family protein, whose translation is MGKKRILITGQGSYIGTNFEKWVSKWPDKYDVEKISVRNDGWKQKNFSKYDVVLHVAGIAHVSADPKMEQLYYKINRDLAIDVAEKAKKENVKQFIFMSSIIIYGADGRVGENKIINAETEPNPIDFYGRSKLEADLAIQKLNSEKFKTVIVRTPMVYGPNCKGNFPRLKMLARKCPIFPDINNQRSMIFIENLCEFLRIVIDKELSGIFFPQNKEYVSTKDIIDLMAKNMGKKIYFVKLFNPVIRTMSKKINIINKVLGNKVYDKRITPNFDYCVVDFETSIKRSM
- a CDS encoding polysaccharide biosynthesis protein; the encoded protein is MAYRKRLTFLIILDSLIVLTAIYVSLFTLYPGIQIWKYKSVLLSALTLLVSHHSFAFIYRLYHKAWEYASIGELTAIIKAVTFSIITTSVVQFVVFQDIYVRALMITWMLHVILIGGSRFVWRVFRDRYIKPNANKRRTLIIGAGAAGTMVARQLVNNPEAELKPVAFIDDDPNKQKLQFFNIPVMGTTKDIEDVVRALRIEHIIIAIPSLTKKELNRIFEQCAKTNAKTQIVPKLEDIVTGKVSVSQFRDVQVEDLLGREPVELDIESISSYIENKVILVTGAGGSIGSEICRQVCRFNPKKIVLFGHGENSIYQIDMELRNQYKDQIEIVPVIGDIQDRERMFEVMEEHKPDVVYHAAAHKHVPLMEYNPKEAVKNNIFGTKNVAEAADTFGVQTFVLISTDKAVNPTNVMGATKRFAEMMIQQLDKQSKTKFVAVRFGNVLGSRGSVIPLFKKQIQEGGPVTVTHPDMTRYFMTIPEASRLVIQAGALAKGGEIFVLDMGEPVKIVDLAKNLIKLSGYTVEEIGIEFTGIRPGEKMFEELLNENEVHPEQVFPKIFIGKATAVDEKILRDFMEEFEEMDKEKVRERLLGIANGRIGLERSIAQ